The following coding sequences are from one Rathayibacter sp. VKM Ac-2760 window:
- a CDS encoding HNH endonuclease signature motif containing protein has translation MPAEIARELIRTGASFTRVLTDPDTGAVVSVGRTWRVPPPQMRLHLQLRDQTCRFPGCTRSASTSEADHTGEWRNGGETSLENLVSLCTSHHHVRHGDQWSYEKDGDGATVWTTPTGRRISSRPPPLPGRPPDSPPGPRFVDVPAPF, from the coding sequence GTGCCCGCGGAGATCGCCCGCGAGCTCATCCGCACCGGCGCTTCCTTCACCCGGGTTCTCACCGACCCGGACACCGGGGCGGTCGTCTCCGTCGGAAGGACCTGGCGCGTGCCCCCGCCGCAGATGCGCCTCCATCTCCAGCTGCGGGACCAGACCTGCCGGTTCCCCGGCTGCACCCGCAGCGCATCGACCAGCGAGGCCGATCACACGGGCGAATGGCGCAACGGCGGCGAGACCTCACTCGAGAACCTGGTGTCGCTGTGCACCTCGCATCACCACGTGCGGCACGGGGACCAATGGAGCTACGAGAAGGACGGCGACGGGGCGACCGTCTGGACGACTCCCACCGGTCGCCGGATCAGCAGCCGACCACCGCCACTGCCCGGGCGACCGCCGGACTCGCCACCGGGACCGCGGTTCGTCGACGTGCCGGCACCGTTCTGA
- a CDS encoding helix-turn-helix domain-containing protein has translation MQLRELLDAPLRIRALHTTEEALAREVNWTFTTDLLDPRRYLARDQLVLTGMMWRRTAEDSETFVEAVASSGAVALLAGEGLYGFVPDDLVAACRRHGVALFAVPADVSFASITAHLSNALAGDRVARLTAGLARQRQLLTEVYRGQLLDELIARTSTELGRPVHVLTATGRSAAAVAEPLGADEVDRVVHAALTARRTPVTVPDAHGGVLSILAVAGAEEHRAASWFVVVAGDWNEWHPSLLDAITELTGVVGLYRLQREAALLADAALADRLIELIEEDSEQPETAVYLRQLGLGGAARFAVLAAEIDDGDGSGDGSGDDAALAGPLLTDAVSHLGRAVVGHDADGGSVALVPVEEEDALAVVTAALHRTGAALDGSVLRVGVSAPSPLAALGGALRSARYALRLPSTPGDASPVRIGTAGAVTSAVQLLTAVPDHLRAVFVELVLGRLLEHDARYNSQLVATLSAFLDCGGSWVRAAEQTHLHLNTVRYRIARVEELTQRDLSNTSDRADLFLALRLR, from the coding sequence GTGCAGCTCCGGGAGCTCCTCGACGCACCACTGCGCATCCGCGCGCTGCACACGACGGAGGAGGCGCTCGCCCGCGAGGTGAACTGGACGTTCACCACCGACCTGCTCGATCCCCGCCGCTACCTCGCGCGCGACCAGCTCGTGCTGACCGGGATGATGTGGCGGCGCACGGCGGAGGACAGCGAGACCTTCGTGGAGGCGGTCGCCTCCTCCGGTGCCGTCGCGCTGCTCGCGGGGGAGGGACTCTACGGCTTCGTGCCCGACGACCTCGTCGCCGCCTGCCGACGGCACGGGGTGGCGCTGTTCGCGGTGCCCGCCGACGTCTCGTTCGCCTCGATCACCGCGCACCTCTCCAACGCGCTCGCCGGCGACCGGGTCGCCCGGCTGACCGCCGGACTCGCGCGGCAGCGGCAGCTGCTCACCGAGGTGTACCGCGGGCAGCTGCTCGACGAGCTGATCGCGCGCACCTCGACCGAGCTCGGGCGGCCCGTGCACGTGCTGACCGCGACCGGCCGCTCGGCCGCCGCCGTCGCGGAGCCGCTCGGCGCCGACGAGGTCGACCGCGTCGTGCACGCCGCGCTCACCGCGCGCCGCACGCCGGTGACCGTGCCGGATGCGCACGGCGGTGTGCTCTCGATCCTGGCCGTCGCCGGGGCGGAGGAGCACCGGGCCGCCTCGTGGTTCGTCGTCGTCGCCGGCGACTGGAACGAGTGGCACCCCTCGCTGCTCGACGCGATCACCGAGCTGACCGGTGTGGTCGGGCTCTACCGGCTGCAGCGCGAGGCGGCGCTGCTCGCCGACGCGGCCCTCGCGGACCGGCTGATCGAGCTGATCGAGGAGGACAGCGAGCAGCCGGAGACCGCCGTCTACCTGCGCCAGCTGGGGCTGGGCGGCGCCGCGCGGTTCGCGGTGCTGGCGGCGGAGATCGACGACGGCGACGGCTCCGGCGACGGCTCCGGTGACGACGCGGCCCTCGCGGGCCCGCTGCTCACGGACGCCGTCTCGCACCTCGGCCGCGCCGTGGTGGGGCACGACGCCGACGGCGGCTCGGTCGCGCTCGTGCCGGTGGAGGAGGAGGACGCGCTCGCCGTCGTCACCGCCGCGCTGCATCGCACGGGTGCCGCGCTCGACGGCTCGGTGCTGCGGGTGGGTGTCAGCGCGCCGAGCCCGCTCGCGGCCCTCGGCGGGGCGCTGCGCTCGGCCCGCTACGCGCTGCGGCTGCCCTCGACGCCGGGCGACGCCTCGCCCGTGCGGATCGGCACGGCCGGCGCAGTGACGTCGGCGGTGCAGCTGCTGACCGCCGTCCCCGACCACCTCCGCGCGGTGTTCGTCGAGCTCGTGCTCGGCCGGCTGCTGGAGCACGACGCCCGCTACAACTCGCAGCTCGTGGCCACGCTCTCGGCGTTCCTCGACTGCGGCGGCTCGTGGGTGCGCGCGGCCGAGCAGACCCACCTGCACCTCAACACGGTCCGCTACCGCATCGCGCGGGTGGAGGAGCTGACGCAGCGCGACCTCTCCAACACCTCGGACCGCGCCGACCTGTTCCTGGCGCTGCGGCTGCGCTGA
- the uraH gene encoding hydroxyisourate hydrolase: protein MSAHRSHVTTHVLDAVLGRPARDVPVALEGRGASGWEPIATARTDDDGRVAEFGPAALPAGIYRVVFDTAEYFERSGTASFYPEVVVAFRLEDTAAHFHIPLLLSPFAYSTYRGS from the coding sequence ATGAGCGCGCACCGCAGCCACGTCACCACGCACGTGCTCGACGCCGTGCTCGGGCGGCCGGCGCGCGACGTGCCGGTCGCGCTCGAGGGGCGCGGCGCCTCCGGGTGGGAGCCGATCGCGACGGCGCGGACCGACGACGACGGCCGCGTCGCGGAGTTCGGCCCGGCCGCGCTGCCCGCGGGGATCTACCGCGTCGTCTTCGACACCGCTGAGTACTTCGAGCGCTCGGGCACCGCGTCGTTCTACCCCGAGGTCGTCGTCGCGTTCCGCCTCGAGGACACGGCGGCGCACTTCCACATCCCGCTGCTGCTCAGCCCGTTCGCCTACTCGACCTACCGCGGGAGCTGA
- the uraD gene encoding 2-oxo-4-hydroxy-4-carboxy-5-ureidoimidazoline decarboxylase, protein MTDSTTLREALLACLASPRWVDAVAAGAPYPTVDALAAAADEHARSLSSDEVEAALADHPRIGERHAGAGRSSAFSAAEQAASLSPDEALAERLLAGNRAYEERFGRVFLIRAAGRDRAAIVAELERRLALDDDSERAIVADQLREIAVLRVRALGPETGAVAEAAR, encoded by the coding sequence ATGACCGACTCCACCACCCTCCGCGAGGCGCTCCTCGCCTGCCTCGCCTCGCCGCGCTGGGTCGACGCCGTCGCCGCCGGCGCGCCCTACCCGACGGTCGACGCCCTCGCGGCAGCGGCCGACGAGCACGCGCGCTCGCTGAGCTCCGACGAGGTGGAGGCGGCGCTCGCCGACCACCCGCGGATCGGCGAGCGGCACGCGGGTGCCGGCCGATCCTCCGCCTTCTCCGCCGCCGAGCAGGCGGCCAGCCTCTCGCCCGACGAGGCGCTGGCCGAGCGGCTGCTGGCCGGGAACCGCGCCTACGAGGAGCGCTTCGGCCGGGTCTTCCTGATCCGCGCCGCCGGCCGCGACCGCGCCGCGATCGTCGCCGAGCTGGAGCGCCGCCTCGCCCTCGACGACGACAGCGAGCGCGCGATCGTCGCCGACCAGCTGCGCGAGATCGCGGTGCTGCGGGTGCGCGCGCTCGGGCCCGAGACCGGCGCCGTGGCGGAGGCGGCCCGATGA
- a CDS encoding NTP transferase domain-containing protein: MVGHGAVEQGAVEHGATGPDPARPEVAGLVLAAGAGRRAGGPKALRRDAEGVSWLQRAVARLEDAGCARILVVLGAGAAEARPLLPVGTDAVVADDWADGVSASLRAGLRAAQGDAALVTLVDLPDEPAAVGARLLRETPAGPAALARATYGGRPGHPVLLGAAHWAPLAATLTGDSGARDYLAAHGALGIECGDLFSGADRDGPG, encoded by the coding sequence GTGGTGGGGCATGGCGCGGTGGAGCAGGGCGCGGTGGAGCACGGCGCGACCGGACCGGATCCCGCGCGGCCGGAGGTGGCCGGCCTCGTGCTGGCCGCGGGGGCCGGCCGCCGGGCGGGCGGACCGAAGGCCCTGCGGCGCGACGCCGAGGGCGTGAGCTGGCTGCAGCGCGCGGTGGCCCGGCTGGAGGACGCGGGCTGCGCACGGATCCTCGTGGTGCTCGGCGCCGGAGCAGCCGAGGCGCGCCCCCTGCTGCCGGTCGGGACGGACGCGGTCGTCGCGGACGACTGGGCCGATGGAGTCTCGGCGTCGTTGCGCGCGGGACTGCGGGCGGCCCAGGGCGACGCGGCCCTGGTGACGCTCGTCGACCTGCCCGACGAGCCCGCGGCGGTCGGCGCTCGCCTCCTCCGCGAGACTCCGGCGGGACCGGCGGCGCTCGCGCGAGCGACCTACGGCGGTCGGCCCGGTCATCCGGTGCTCCTGGGCGCCGCGCACTGGGCACCTCTGGCCGCGACGCTCACCGGCGACTCGGGCGCTCGCGACTACCTGGCGGCGCACGGCGCGCTCGGGATCGAGTGCGGCGATCTCTTCTCGGGGGCGGACCGCGACGGACCCGGCTGA
- a CDS encoding iron-sulfur cluster assembly scaffold protein translates to MSAEDAELIRAHARHPVGRAEASAEPVLGRAALLTPTCGDRIEVRVAGDADAVAIGWSGRGCEVSQGSASLLADELDGQDAAAVRRRLTVFLAAMAEHGPAGRGRPAADTEPLGDESALLLVAANPVRSVCATLAWRALRDALDESGLG, encoded by the coding sequence GTGAGCGCCGAGGACGCCGAGCTCATCCGCGCCCACGCCCGGCACCCGGTCGGGCGGGCGGAGGCGTCGGCGGAGCCGGTGCTCGGCCGCGCGGCGCTGCTCACGCCGACCTGCGGCGACCGGATCGAGGTCCGCGTCGCGGGGGACGCGGACGCCGTCGCGATCGGCTGGAGCGGGCGGGGCTGCGAGGTCTCGCAGGGGTCCGCGTCGCTGCTGGCGGACGAGCTCGACGGCCAGGACGCTGCGGCGGTGCGGCGGCGGCTGACCGTGTTCCTCGCGGCGATGGCGGAGCACGGTCCGGCGGGTCGTGGACGGCCCGCGGCGGACACCGAGCCGCTCGGCGACGAGTCGGCACTGCTGCTGGTCGCCGCCAACCCGGTCCGCTCGGTCTGCGCCACGCTGGCCTGGCGCGCGCTGCGCGACGCCCTCGACGAGAGCGGTCTCGGATGA
- a CDS encoding MurR/RpiR family transcriptional regulator, translating into MGRSTGAEAPSIGHRIDAGYASLSRQEQRAADFILDHLGDLAIYSATELAQHSGVSKATVSRLFRRLGFSNSQEVREHARALRREGVPVGPASIGAPADALAAHLESEHANLRRLAATFADGRLEESVRLLSAAREVVVIGLRNSYPVALHLRQQLAQARARVRVAPQPGQSLGEEIAGLGSEDAVVLVGFRRRPAAFTAVVDVLAARGVPVVLLADPQARRFADRCAVWLECPVDSEAAFDSYAAAMSAAAVLASGVLGAVPRESRERIAGISTLYAELAELEDRP; encoded by the coding sequence GTGGGGCGCAGCACCGGCGCCGAGGCGCCGAGCATCGGGCACCGGATCGACGCCGGCTACGCCTCGCTGTCGCGCCAGGAGCAGCGCGCGGCCGATTTCATCCTGGACCACCTCGGCGACCTCGCGATCTACTCCGCCACCGAGCTCGCCCAGCACAGCGGGGTGTCGAAGGCGACCGTGTCGCGGCTCTTCCGCCGCCTCGGCTTCTCGAACTCGCAGGAGGTGCGCGAGCACGCCCGGGCGCTCCGCCGCGAGGGCGTGCCCGTCGGGCCGGCGTCGATCGGCGCCCCCGCCGATGCGCTCGCCGCGCACCTCGAGAGCGAGCACGCAAACCTGCGCCGCCTCGCCGCGACCTTCGCCGACGGCCGGCTGGAGGAGTCGGTGCGCCTGCTCTCGGCAGCGCGGGAGGTCGTCGTGATCGGCCTGCGCAACAGCTACCCCGTCGCCCTGCACCTGCGCCAGCAGCTCGCGCAGGCGCGGGCGCGCGTGCGCGTGGCGCCGCAGCCCGGGCAGTCGCTCGGCGAGGAGATCGCCGGGCTCGGCTCCGAGGACGCGGTGGTGCTCGTGGGCTTCCGCCGCCGGCCCGCTGCCTTCACCGCGGTGGTCGACGTGCTCGCGGCCCGCGGGGTGCCCGTGGTGCTGCTCGCCGATCCGCAGGCGCGGCGCTTCGCCGACCGCTGCGCCGTCTGGCTGGAGTGCCCGGTGGACAGCGAGGCCGCCTTCGACAGCTACGCCGCGGCGATGAGCGCCGCCGCGGTGCTGGCCTCGGGCGTGCTCGGCGCCGTGCCGCGCGAGTCGCGCGAGCGCATCGCGGGGATCAGCACCCTCTATGCGGAGCTCGCCGAACTGGAGGACCGTCCGTGA